The following coding sequences lie in one Maylandia zebra isolate NMK-2024a linkage group LG14, Mzebra_GT3a, whole genome shotgun sequence genomic window:
- the LOC101485476 gene encoding carotenoid-cleaving dioxygenase, mitochondrial isoform X2 encodes MDTVKHQKKNTSALKKSKSVKNINHYTNVRGLPSIEKIVSSVEDTPRPISTQIVGTIPEWIKGNFLRNGPGKFEIGNHKFNHWFDGMALMHQFKISNGQVTYKSRFLSSDSYQTNKEHNRIAISEFGTVTMPDPCKNVFQRFLSRFESHKPTDNANVSFVTYKGDYYVSTETNIMHKVDPDTLETEKVDWSKFIAVNGATAHPHTEPDGTTYNMGNSYTSKGSYYNIIQVPPTKKTEDETLEGATVLCSIPSVDKTKPSYYHSFAMSENYVVFIEQPIKLDLLKIVTGKLRGKSISDSIFWDPKLNIIFHLIHKHSGKVSSIKYLAKPLSTFHQINAFEEDGFLIIDLCASDDGQAITNYNIQNMRKSGEALDEVFCTHEDLHGEDLHEYGGLEFPQINYHKFNTHPYRYFYGCGFRHLVGDTLIKMDLHGKRMKVWEHPGQYPSEPVFVPSPNATEEDDGVIMSVVITPDEDKSTFLLVLDAKTFEELGRAVVPVNIPYGFHGTFNATA; translated from the exons ATGGATACTGTCAAACATCAGAAAAAGAATACTTCAG CACTCAAAAAATCTAAGTCTGTGAAGAACATCAATCATTACACAAATGTACGCGGTCTGCCTTCTATCGAGAAGATTGTGAGCTCAGTGGAGGACACCCCCAGGCCCATCAGCACCCAGATCGTTGGTACAATCCCAGAATGGATCAAAGGAAACTTCCTGAGAAATGGGCCCGGAAAGTTTGAGATCGGAAACCACAA ATTTAACCACTGGTTTGATGGCATGGCTCTCATGCACCAGTTCAAAATATCAAATGGGCAAGTGACTTACAAAAGCCGCTTCCTATCCAGCGACAGCTACCAGACCAACAAGGAGCACAATCGCATTGCTATATCTGAGTTTGGGACTGTAACCATGCCGGACCCCTGTAAAAATGTCTTCCAGCGCTTCCTGTCAAGATTTGAATCACACA AGCCCACAGACAATGCCAATGTGAGTTTTGTGACCTACAAAGGTGACTATTATGTCAGTACAGAAACCAACATCATGCACAAGGTGGACCCtgacacactggagactgaaAAG GTGGACTGGAGCAAATTCATTGCTGTGAATGGAGCCACAGCACACCCTCATACTGAGCCTGATGGTACGACATACAACATGGGAAATTCCTACACCTCGAAAG GATCATACTACAACATTATCCAAGTGCCACCAACCAAGAAAACAGAAGATGAAACCCTGGAGGGAGCCACAGTGCTGTGCTCGATTCCTTCAGTGGACAAGACCAAACCTTCATACTATCACAGCTTTG CAATGTCTGAGAACTACGTGGTGTTCATTGAACAGCCCATCAAGCTGGACCTGCTGAAGATTGTGACAGGCAAGCTAAGAGGAAAAAGTATCAGTGATAGCATATTCTGGGACCCCAAACTGAACATAATCTTCCATCTGATCCACAAACACTCTGGGAAG gtAAGCTCCATCAAGTATCTTGCAAAGCCACTATCAACCTTCCATCAGATCAATGCATTTGAGGAGGATGGATTCTTGATCATAGATTTGTGTGCATCAGATGATGGCCAGGCAATCACAAACTACAACATCCAGAACATGCGCAAGTCTGGAGAAGCTCTTGATGAG GTGTTCTGTACTCATGAGGACCTGCATGGGGAGGATCTCCATGAATACGGAGGTCTGGAGTTTCCTCAGATCAACTATCACAAATTCAACACCCATCCCTACCGCTACTTCTATGGCTGTGGCTTTAGACACCTTGTAGGGGACACGCTGATTAAGATGGATCTCCATGGAAAACGCATGAAG GTGTGGGAACATCCTGGTCAGTATCCATCTGAGCCGGTCTTTGTTCCCTCTCCTAATGCTACAGAGGAGGATGATGGTGTCATCATGTCTGTGGTCATCACTCCAGACGAG GACAAGAGTACATTCCTTCTGGTGTTAGATGCCAAGACATTCGAGGAGCTGGGCAGGGCGGTGGTACCTGTCAACATCCCCTATGGCTTCCACGGGACATTCAATGCCACGGCTTAG
- the LOC101485476 gene encoding carotenoid-cleaving dioxygenase, mitochondrial isoform X1, translated as MDTVKHQKKNTSALKKSKSVKNINHYTNVRGLPSIEKIVSSVEDTPRPISTQIVGTIPEWIKGNFLRNGPGKFEIGNHKFNHWFDGMALMHQFKISNGQVTYKSRFLSSDSYQTNKEHNRIAISEFGTVTMPDPCKNVFQRFLSRFESHKPTDNANVSFVTYKGDYYVSTETNIMHKVDPDTLETEKVDWSKFIAVNGATAHPHTEPDGTTYNMGNSYTSKGSYYNIIQVPPTKKTEDETLEGATVLCSIPSVDKTKPSYYHSFAMSENYVVFIEQPIKLDLLKIVTGKLRGKSISDSIFWDPKLNIIFHLIHKHSGKVSSIKYLAKPLSTFHQINAFEEDGFLIIDLCASDDGQAITNYNIQNMRKSGEALDEVYNTLSRAFPRRFVLPLNVDRDTPYNQNLITRPNSIATSVRIAKNKVFCTHEDLHGEDLHEYGGLEFPQINYHKFNTHPYRYFYGCGFRHLVGDTLIKMDLHGKRMKVWEHPGQYPSEPVFVPSPNATEEDDGVIMSVVITPDEDKSTFLLVLDAKTFEELGRAVVPVNIPYGFHGTFNATA; from the exons ATGGATACTGTCAAACATCAGAAAAAGAATACTTCAG CACTCAAAAAATCTAAGTCTGTGAAGAACATCAATCATTACACAAATGTACGCGGTCTGCCTTCTATCGAGAAGATTGTGAGCTCAGTGGAGGACACCCCCAGGCCCATCAGCACCCAGATCGTTGGTACAATCCCAGAATGGATCAAAGGAAACTTCCTGAGAAATGGGCCCGGAAAGTTTGAGATCGGAAACCACAA ATTTAACCACTGGTTTGATGGCATGGCTCTCATGCACCAGTTCAAAATATCAAATGGGCAAGTGACTTACAAAAGCCGCTTCCTATCCAGCGACAGCTACCAGACCAACAAGGAGCACAATCGCATTGCTATATCTGAGTTTGGGACTGTAACCATGCCGGACCCCTGTAAAAATGTCTTCCAGCGCTTCCTGTCAAGATTTGAATCACACA AGCCCACAGACAATGCCAATGTGAGTTTTGTGACCTACAAAGGTGACTATTATGTCAGTACAGAAACCAACATCATGCACAAGGTGGACCCtgacacactggagactgaaAAG GTGGACTGGAGCAAATTCATTGCTGTGAATGGAGCCACAGCACACCCTCATACTGAGCCTGATGGTACGACATACAACATGGGAAATTCCTACACCTCGAAAG GATCATACTACAACATTATCCAAGTGCCACCAACCAAGAAAACAGAAGATGAAACCCTGGAGGGAGCCACAGTGCTGTGCTCGATTCCTTCAGTGGACAAGACCAAACCTTCATACTATCACAGCTTTG CAATGTCTGAGAACTACGTGGTGTTCATTGAACAGCCCATCAAGCTGGACCTGCTGAAGATTGTGACAGGCAAGCTAAGAGGAAAAAGTATCAGTGATAGCATATTCTGGGACCCCAAACTGAACATAATCTTCCATCTGATCCACAAACACTCTGGGAAG gtAAGCTCCATCAAGTATCTTGCAAAGCCACTATCAACCTTCCATCAGATCAATGCATTTGAGGAGGATGGATTCTTGATCATAGATTTGTGTGCATCAGATGATGGCCAGGCAATCACAAACTACAACATCCAGAACATGCGCAAGTCTGGAGAAGCTCTTGATGAG GTGTACAACACCTTGAGTAGAGCCTTCCCCCGGCGATTTGTGCTGCCTCTCAATGTTGACCGCGACACACCCTACAACCAGAACTTGATTACCCGGCCAAACAGCATAGCTACTTCTGTAAGAATTGCCAAGAACAAG GTGTTCTGTACTCATGAGGACCTGCATGGGGAGGATCTCCATGAATACGGAGGTCTGGAGTTTCCTCAGATCAACTATCACAAATTCAACACCCATCCCTACCGCTACTTCTATGGCTGTGGCTTTAGACACCTTGTAGGGGACACGCTGATTAAGATGGATCTCCATGGAAAACGCATGAAG GTGTGGGAACATCCTGGTCAGTATCCATCTGAGCCGGTCTTTGTTCCCTCTCCTAATGCTACAGAGGAGGATGATGGTGTCATCATGTCTGTGGTCATCACTCCAGACGAG GACAAGAGTACATTCCTTCTGGTGTTAGATGCCAAGACATTCGAGGAGCTGGGCAGGGCGGTGGTACCTGTCAACATCCCCTATGGCTTCCACGGGACATTCAATGCCACGGCTTAG